One Hordeum vulgare subsp. vulgare chromosome 4H, MorexV3_pseudomolecules_assembly, whole genome shotgun sequence DNA window includes the following coding sequences:
- the LOC123447056 gene encoding uncharacterized protein LOC123447056, with protein MEPGAVTPCRAVAFSWEQEPGVSKESPAAEEEKKLPSGGRSTPDSTKKAEGRTHKLRVPPPPGAPSLSPPVKAVGSRSSRRGVRPEEDPFLAAYVACTASGGKAGRGHHEAQKMLGWAGLRLALGLGLSCKRSCGVAEESVVRLARNH; from the coding sequence ATGGAGCCGGGAGCTGTTACGCCGTGCAGGGCGGTGGCCTTCTCGTGGGAGCAGGAGCCGGGGGTGTCCAAGGAGAGCCCGGCggccgaggaggagaagaagctgcCGTCCGGCGGAAGGAGTACGCCGGATAGCACCAAGAAGGCGGAGGGACGGACGCACAAGCTGCGCGTGCCGCCTCCGCCGGGAGCGCCGTCCCTGTCGCCGCCGGTGAAAGCGGTGGGGAGCAGGTCCAGCAGACGGGGCGTCCGGCCGGAGGAGGACCCGTTCCTGGCGGCCTACGTCGCCTGCACGGCCAGCGGCGGGAAGGCCGGCAGGGGGCACCACGAGGCCCAGAAGATGCTCGGGTGGGCCGGCCTTAGGCTCGCTCTTGGGCTTGGCCTCTCTTGCAAGAGGTCTTGTGGGGTTGCAGAGGAGAGTGTCGTCAGGCTGGCTAGAAACCACTGA